In Arvicola amphibius chromosome 1, mArvAmp1.2, whole genome shotgun sequence, one DNA window encodes the following:
- the Acy3 gene encoding N-acyl-aromatic-L-amino acid amidohydrolase (carboxylate-forming) isoform X1: MCSLPVSRQPLRRVAVTGGTHGNEMCGVYLAKHWLQAPGELQRPSFSAMPVLANPAATAACRRYVGRDLNRTCTLTFLNSTATPDDPYEVTRARELNQLLGPKGTDQAFDFILDLHNTTANTGVCLISEASHSSFNLHLCHYLQLQNPGLPCRLLQYEPPGMETYSVESVSKNGIGLELGPQPQGVLRADLFSQMRTLVASTLDFIELFNQGKAFPAFEIDIYRILGRVDFPRTVDGDLAGTVHPQLQDHDFEPLRPGEPIFKLFSGEDVLYEGNSTVYPVFINEAAYYEKHVAFLKSERIRVSVPALPELTSSSTLAP; this comes from the exons ATGTGCTCCCTGCCTGTGTCCCGGCAGCCCCTGCGCCGAGTGGCTGTGACTGGGGGCACACACGGAAATGAGATGTGTGGTGTCTACCTGGCCAAACACTGGCTGCAGGCTCCAGGGGAGCTGCAGAGACCCAGCTTCTCAGCCATGCCAGTGCTGGCTAACCCAGCAGCCACAGCTGCCTGTCGCCGTTACGTGGGCCGCGATCTCAACCGCACTTGCACCCTCACCTTCCTCAA TTCCACAGCCACTCCTGATGACCCATATGAGGTGACAAGAGCCCGAGAGCTGAACCAGCTACTGGGTCCCAAGGGCACAGACCAGGCTTTCGACTTTATCCTGGACCTGCACAACACCACGGCCAACACTGGGGTCTGCCTCATCTCTGAAGCCTCCCACAGCTCCTTCAACCTACACCTGTGCCACTACCTACAG CTGCAGAACCCGGGGCTGCCCTGCCGCCTCTTGCAGTACGAGCCACCTGGGATGGAGACCTACAGTGTGGAATCTGTGTCCAAGAATGGAATCG GTCTGGAGCTGGGCCCCCAGCCTCAGGGCGTGCTGCGCGCTGACCTGTTCTCACAGATGAGAACTCTGGTGGCCTCCACTCTGGACTTCATTGAACTCTTCAACCAAG GCAAGGCCTTTCCCGCCTTTGAGATAGACATCTACAGGATCCTGGGTAGGGTGGACTTCCCGCGCACCGTGGACGGCGACCTGGCTGGTACTGTGCACCCTCAGCTCCAG GACCATGACTTTGAGCCACTGAGGCCCGGTGAACCCATCTTCAAGCTGTTCAGTGGTGAGGATGTGCTGTACGAGGGGAACTCCACTGTGTACCCTGTGTTCATCAATGAGGCTGCCTACTACGAGAAACACGTGGCTTTCTTGAAATCTGAGAGGATCCGGGTCTCTGTGCCTGCCCTGCCAGAACTGACCTCCAGCTCCACCCTGGCTCCCTAA
- the Acy3 gene encoding N-acyl-aromatic-L-amino acid amidohydrolase (carboxylate-forming) isoform X2, producing the protein MCSLPVSRQPLRRVAVTGGTHGNEMCGVYLAKHWLQAPGELQRPSFSAMPVLANPAATAACRRYVGRDLNRTCTLTFLNSTATPDDPYEVTRARELNQLLGPKGTDQAFDFILDLHNTTANTGVCLISEASHSSFNLHLCHYLQLQNPGLPCRLLQYEPPGMETYSVESVSKNGIGLELGPQPQGVLRADLFSQMRTLVASTLDFIELFNQGKAFPAFEIDIYRILGRVDFPRTVDGDLAGTVHPQLQMEPRLVPGIWSGTNLHSWGGRRPLGGCLTEEHWGPDIVT; encoded by the exons ATGTGCTCCCTGCCTGTGTCCCGGCAGCCCCTGCGCCGAGTGGCTGTGACTGGGGGCACACACGGAAATGAGATGTGTGGTGTCTACCTGGCCAAACACTGGCTGCAGGCTCCAGGGGAGCTGCAGAGACCCAGCTTCTCAGCCATGCCAGTGCTGGCTAACCCAGCAGCCACAGCTGCCTGTCGCCGTTACGTGGGCCGCGATCTCAACCGCACTTGCACCCTCACCTTCCTCAA TTCCACAGCCACTCCTGATGACCCATATGAGGTGACAAGAGCCCGAGAGCTGAACCAGCTACTGGGTCCCAAGGGCACAGACCAGGCTTTCGACTTTATCCTGGACCTGCACAACACCACGGCCAACACTGGGGTCTGCCTCATCTCTGAAGCCTCCCACAGCTCCTTCAACCTACACCTGTGCCACTACCTACAG CTGCAGAACCCGGGGCTGCCCTGCCGCCTCTTGCAGTACGAGCCACCTGGGATGGAGACCTACAGTGTGGAATCTGTGTCCAAGAATGGAATCG GTCTGGAGCTGGGCCCCCAGCCTCAGGGCGTGCTGCGCGCTGACCTGTTCTCACAGATGAGAACTCTGGTGGCCTCCACTCTGGACTTCATTGAACTCTTCAACCAAG GCAAGGCCTTTCCCGCCTTTGAGATAGACATCTACAGGATCCTGGGTAGGGTGGACTTCCCGCGCACCGTGGACGGCGACCTGGCTGGTACTGTGCACCCTCAGCTCCAG ATGGAGCCCCGCCTCGTACCTGGCATTTGGAGCGGCACAAATCTTCACTCTTGGGGTGGAAGGAGGCCCCTGGGTGGCTGTTTAACTGAAGAACATTGGGGACCAGACATAGTCACCTGA
- the Aldh3b2 gene encoding aldehyde dehydrogenase family 3 member B2, translated as MSEIILCQNEVDLALKNLQTWMKDESVSTNLLTKLSSAFIRKEPFGVVLIIAPWNYPLNLLIMPLVGAIAAGNCVVLKPSEISKNTETVLAELLPQYLDQSCFAVVLGGPEETGQLLNHKFDYIFFTGSPQIGKVVMAAAAKHLTPITLELGGKNPCYVDDDCDPQTVANRVAWFRYFNAGQTCVAPDYILCSQEMQKRLVPALQNAITRFYGDNPQTSPSLGRIINQKHFKRLQGLLGCGRVVIGGQSDEGERYIAPTVLADVQESEPVMQEEIFGPILPLVTVRSLDEAINFINQRDKPLALYAFSNNSQVVNQMLERTSSGGFGGNDGFLYLTLPALPLGGVGNSGMGRYHGKFSFDTFSHQRACLLRSPGMEKLNDLRYPPYGPWNQQFISWAMGSQSCTLL; from the exons ATGAGTGAGATCATCCTGTGCCAGAATGAGGTGGACCTGGCCCTCAAGAACCTGCAGACCTGGATGAAGGACGAGTCTGTGTCCACCAACTTG CTCACAAAGCTGAGCTCAGCCTTCATCCGGAAGGAGCCCTTTGGCGTGGTGCTTATCATTGCACCCTGGAATTATCCCTTGAACTTGTTGATCATGCCCCTAGTGGGGGCCATCGCTGCAG GGAACTGTGTGGTGCTGAAGCCATCAGAGATAAGCAAGAACACAGAGACGGTGCTGGCCGAGCTGCTGCCCCAGTATCTGGACCAG AGTTGTTTTGCTGTGGTGCTGGGCGGGCCTGAGGAGACTGGGCAGCTGCTGAACCACAAGTTTGACTACATCTTCTTCACGG GGAGCCCTCAAATAGGCAAGGTCGTCATGGCTGCTGCTGCCAAACACCTGACGCCCATCACCCTGGAGCTGGGGGGCAAGAACCCCTGCTATGTGGACGATGACTGCGACCCCCAGACTGTGGCCAACCGTGTGGCCTGGTTCCGCTACTTCAATGCTGGCCAGACCTGTGTGGCCCCCGATTACATCCTGTGTAGCCAGGAGATGCAGAAGCGGCTGGTACCTGCCCTGCAGAATGCCATCACACGTTTCTATGGAGACAACCCACAGACCTCCCCCAGCCTGGGCAGAATCATCAACCAGAAACATTTCAAGCGGCTCCAGGGCCTGCTGGGCTGTGGCCGCGTGGTCATTGGTGGCCAGAGCGATGAGGGAGAACGCTACATTG CACCCACAGTGTTAGCAGACGTGCAGGAGTCAGAGCCCGTGATGCAGGAGGAGATCTTTGGGCCCATCCTGCCCCTGGTGACCGTGAGAAGCCTGGATGAGGCCATCAACTTCATTAACCAGCGGGACAAGCCGCTGGCCTTGTATGCCTTCTCCAATAACAGCCAG GTGGTGAACCAGATGTTGGAACGTACCAGCAGTGGTGGCTTTGGGGGCAATGATGGTTTCCTCTACCTGACTCTACCTGCTCTGCCCCTGGGGGGAGTTG GCAACAGCGGGATGGGCAGGTACCACGGCAAGTTTTCCTTCGACACCTTCTCCCACCAGCGTGCCTGTCTGCTGCGCAGCCCTGGGATGGAAAAGCTTAACGACCTCCGCTACCCACCATATGGTCCCTGGAACCAGCAGTTTATAAGCTGGGCCATGGGCTCCCAGAGCTGCACCCTCCTATGA
- the Nudt8 gene encoding nucleoside diphosphate-linked moiety X motif 8 — MLPDCLSAEGERRCRQLLAGTTARLRSRPAAAAVLVPLCLVRGVPALLYTLRSSRLRGRHKGQVSFPGGKCDPDDQDVIHTALRETQEELGLEVPKEHVWGVLQPVYDPGKATVVPVLANVGPLDLQSLRPNPEEVDEVFELSLAHLLQTQNQGYTHFCQGGHFRYTMPVFLNGPHRVWGLTAIITEFTLKLLAPDIYQPYLVVPELPRS, encoded by the exons ATGCTGCCTGATTGCCTGTCCGCCGAGGGCGAGCGGCGCTGCCGGCAGCTGCTAGCGGGAACCACTGCCCGGCTACGCTCGCGGCCCGCGGCGGCCGCGGTGCTCGTGCCGCTGTGCCTGGTGCGCGGTGTCCCAGCGCTGCTCTACACGCTGCGCTCCAGCCGCCTGCGCGGGAGGCACAAGGGGCAAGTCAG TTTCCCAGGCGGTAAGTGTGACCCCGACGACCAAGATGTAATACATACGGCCCTTCGGGAGACTCAGGAAGAGCTGGGTCTAGAAGTGCCCAAGGAGCACGTTTGGGGTGTCTTGCAGCCTGTGTATGACCCG GGAAAGGCAACTGTAGTTCCTGTGCTTGCCAACGTGGGCCCATTGGATCTGCAGAGCCTCAGGCCCAACCCTGAGGAG GTGGATGAGGTGTTTGAGCTGTCTCTGGCCCACCTGCTGCAGACACAGAACCAGGGGTATACCCACTTCTGCCAGGGCGGCCACTTCCGCTACACAATGCCTGTCTTCTTGAATGGACCACACCGTGTCTGGGGCCTCACAGCTATCATCACTGAGTTCACCCTGAAGTTGCTGGCCCCTGACATCTACCAGCCCTACCTAGTTGTCCCTGAGCTGCCCAGGAGTTGA
- the Tbx10 gene encoding T-box transcription factor TBX10 — translation MTALGTEAWQAGRPPRGRGHYLKLDGQRARLARAGLTDSSSLSTVFLSAGLGVLAPPETYPPPVTSTSWEPRLGMSFPSGSEAQSMVEATGQGPKNPRVSSVMVQLEMKPLWEEFNQLGTEMIVTKAGRRMFPTFQVKILGMDTLADYALLMDFIPLDDKRYRYAFHSSAWLVAGKADPATPGRVHFHPDSPAKGAQWMRQIVSFDKLKLTNNLMDDNGHIILNSMHRYQPRFHVVFVDPRKDSARYAQENFKSFVFTETQFTAVTAYQNHRITQLKIASNPFAKGFRESDLDSWPVSPRPLLSIAARSRNNFGPCLLKGLAEREKEASKASASNSRTPTQPHHQLLPAPEVLLAPATYRPFPYQDLYPGAPGHVGFRRARLAPYPLPNISPDGDQEDPTLPAKLGLLSSSSALFLEPSQHSQ, via the exons ATGACAGCACTGGGAACAGAAGCCTGGCAGGCAGGGAGACCTCCCAGAGGAAGAGGCCACTACCTGAAACTGGATGGACAGCGAGCCAGGCTGGCAAGGGCAGGACTCACAGATTCATCCTCTCTCTCCACAGTCTTCCTGTCTGCTGGCCTCGGGGTACTTGCTCCCCCAGAGACCTACCCCCCACCTGTGACCAGCACCAGCTGGGAGCCCCGGCTGGGGATGTCATTCCCATCAGGTTCAGAAGCGCAATCCATGGTGGAGGCCACAGGGCAGGGCCCCAAGAACCCACGTGTGTCCAGTGTGATGGTACAGCTGGAGATGAAGCCCCTTTGGGAAGAATTCAACCAGCTGGGCACGGAAATGATTGTCACCAAAGCGGGAAG GAGGATGTTCCCCACCTTCCAGGTGAAGATCCTGGGCATGGACACCTTGGCTGACTATGCTCTGCTCATGGACTTCATCCCTCTGGATGACAAAAGATACAG GTACGCCTTCCACAGCTCTGCCTGGCTGGTGGCGGGCAAGGCCGATCCTGCCACACCTGGCAGGGTGCACTTCCATCCTGACTCACCAGCCAAGGGCGCCCAGTGGATGCGTCAGATCGTGTCCTTTGACAAACTCAAGCTGACCAACAACCTGATGGACGACAATGGCCAT ATCATTCTCAACTCCATGCACCGTTACCAGCCCCGTTTCCACGTGGTCTTCGTGGACCCACGCAAGGATAGCGCCCGCTACGCCCAGGAAAACTTCAAGTCGTTTGTCTTCACGGAGACCCAGTTCACAGCTGTGACAGCTTATCAGAACCACCGG ATCACACAGCTGAAAATTGCCAGCAACCCCTTTGCCAAAGGCTTCAGAGAGAGCGACCTGGACTCATG GCCTGTGTCCCCAAGACCACTGCTCAGCATTGCAGCCCGGAGTCGTAACAACTTTGGTCCCTGCCTCCTCAAGGGTTTGGCAGAACGAGAGAAAG AAGCCAGTAAAGCTTCAGCTTCCAACTCCAGGACCCCTACCCAGCCGCACCATCAGCTGCTGCCTGCCCCAGAGGTCTTGCTGGCCCCTGCCACCTACAGGCCTTTCCCTTACCAGGACCTGTACCCTGGAGCCCCTGGCCACGTCGGATTCCGAAGGGCTCGGCTGGCACCGTACCCTCTCCCCAACATCAGTCCTGATGGAGATCAGGAAGACCCAACCCTCCCAGCCAAGCTGGGgctcctgtcctcctcctctgccttgttCTTGGAACCTAGTCAACACTCCCAGTGA